One genomic region from Haloprofundus salinisoli encodes:
- a CDS encoding DUF7344 domain-containing protein, whose amino-acid sequence MNQGRNALLSALADYRCHSVIVYFRNASEDHASVDDIATVFARRDQADQTQIAIRLHHAVLPKLANVGLVDYDARTKMVRYRGHSQPEQVEESLSEFGSGMSWRCE is encoded by the coding sequence ATGAACCAAGGGAGAAACGCTCTCCTATCGGCACTCGCCGATTATCGCTGTCACTCCGTCATCGTCTACTTCAGAAACGCGTCCGAAGACCACGCCTCAGTTGATGACATTGCGACCGTGTTCGCCCGACGTGACCAAGCAGACCAAACGCAGATTGCGATACGACTCCACCACGCTGTACTCCCCAAACTAGCCAACGTCGGACTCGTTGACTACGACGCACGGACCAAAATGGTCCGATATCGCGGTCACTCGCAACCCGAGCAGGTAGAGGAGTCCCTCTCCGAGTTCGGCTCCGGAATGTCGTGGAGGTGCGAGTAA